From a region of the Globicephala melas chromosome 19, mGloMel1.2, whole genome shotgun sequence genome:
- the ZNF30 gene encoding LOW QUALITY PROTEIN: zinc finger protein 30 (The sequence of the model RefSeq protein was modified relative to this genomic sequence to represent the inferred CDS: inserted 2 bases in 1 codon; deleted 1 base in 1 codon; substituted 1 base at 1 genomic stop codon): protein MEELLMNVHGQVDLCSTSVAMEVPCSDIPSRDPLGAGAQLIDSLQRNLHKEKPFECQKCGKTICQVSKHVQHERICSSEKTYQCKECGENFSNGHQLTVHQRLHVGEKSYKCKECGKALIKGSAFVKHGRTHTGEKPYAGEECGKTFSSSHQFTVHQSLHPGKKPYECGECGKAFYSSSYLVQHQXIHNGEKSYECKECGKAFIVYGKLIRHQSIHTGGKPYECKECGKAFSTSSPLVKHQRIHTGEKPYECKECGKAFTXYGRLTRHQSIHTGEKPFECKECVKAFRLTLSSFLNAHQRIHAGVKPYGCKKCGKAFSCASYLVQHERLHTGEKPYECKKCSKAFSTGLYLVQHQRVHTGEKSYECQVCGKAFISRHQLTVHQRVHTDEKPYECKECGKTFSRASYLVQHGRIHTGEKPCKCKECGKAFSSGSYLIQHQRIHTGEKCYECKECGKAFTVHGQLIGHQSVHTGEKPFECKECGKTFRYSSALKAHQRKHMGVKP from the exons ATGGAGGAACTGCTCATGAATGTACATGGACAAGTGGATCTGTGCAGCACCAGCGTAGCCATGGAAGTGCCCTGCTCAGATATCCCTTCAAGAGATCCTCTTGGCGCTGGAGCACAACTGATTGACAGCCTCCAG AGAAATCTTCATAAAGAGAAACCATTTGAATGTCAGAAATGTGGGAAGACTATCTGTCAAGTCTCAAAGCATGTTCAACATGAAAGAATATGTTCTAGTGAAAAAACCTACCAATGTAAAGAATGTGGGGAGAACTTTAGTAATGGACATCAGCTCACTGTACATCAGAGGCTGCATGTTGGTGAGAAATCCtataaatgtaaggaatgtgggaaagctttAATTAAAGGCTCAGCCTTCGTTAAGCATGGAAGAActcatactggtgagaaaccaTATGCAGGTGAGGAATGTGGGAAGACCTTTAGCAGTAGCCATCAATTTACTGTACATCAGAGTCTGCATCCTGGTAAGAAACCATATGAATGTGGGGAATGTGGAAAAGCTTTTTATAGTAGCTCATACCTTGTTCAGCATCAATGAATCCATAATGGTGAGAAAtcctatgaatgtaaggaatgtgggaaagcttttATAGTGTATGGAAAGCTTATTCGGCATCAGAGTATTCATACTGGTggaaaaccctatgaatgtaaagaatgtgggaaggcctttagtACTAGCTCC CCCCTTGTTAAACATCAAAGAATTCATACAGGTGAGAAACCCTATGAGTGTAAGGAATGTGGCAAGGCCTTTAC GTATGGACGACTTACTCGACATCAGAGtattcatactggtgagaaaccctTTGAATGCAAGGAATGTGTAAAGGCCTTTAGactta cccttagttcATTTCTTAATGCACATCAGAGAATTCATGCAGGGGTTAAGCCCTATGGATGCAAgaaatgtgggaaagcctttagttGTGCCTCATACCTTGTTCAACATGAAAGGCTTCATACGGGTGAGAAACCCTATGAGTGTAAGAAGTGTAGCAAGGCCTTTAGTACTGGCTTATACCTGGTTCAGCATCAGAGAGTTCATACTGGTGAGAAATCCTATGAATGTCAGGTATGTGGCAAGGCTTTTATTAGTCGCCATCAACTTACTGTGCATCAGAGGGTTCATACTgatgagaaaccctatgaatgtaaggaatgtggaaaaACTTTTAGTCGTGCCTCATACCTTGTACAACATGGGAGAATccatactggtgagaaaccctgtaagtgtaaggaatgtgggaaggcctttagtTCTGGCTCTTACCTCATTCAGCATCAAAGAATTCATACCGGTGAGAAAtgctatgaatgtaaggaatgtgggaaagcctttactGTGCATGGACAACTTATTGGGCATCAGAGCGTTCATACAGGTGAGAAACCCtttgaatgtaaggaatgtggaaagACCTTTAGATATAGTTCAGCCCTTAAAGCACATCAGAGAAAACATATGGGTGTAAAGCCCTAA